A genomic window from Flavobacterium phycosphaerae includes:
- a CDS encoding tetratricopeptide repeat-containing sensor histidine kinase: MFKFTAISQLLLVFMFLGITVCTAQNSNIDSLKQVINSRANDTSKIRAFSLLLINISNTSKEYEYYNEKMKATALHSINDKKSNEAIKEKAYDALAVYYVNKAYQTMQTDYLVTIKNLHKSLEYFNPKYFVSDKYIGGRAYVLMSLGVMYNKIGNTKQSINNYFEALHIFEKEKHKSSISYALQSIANLYNEQKKYNEALQYYIKAYNIYYKTEELSFQDNVQKVLLFISIAKCQQELNHCDSSANYLNRGLALALQLNDKDVLSEIYFNLGQNAEKCNNNLDSALAEYRKSLLNSSLPENNAKSFIAIGSVLGKQKKNVEAEINLKNGLTFAQKINHLEFQKQALENLYRLYKQQKQFAKAIEIGESYAMIKDSIKKEENDNTLSKKQLQYEYETKQSQLKLQQERKLNAVKLANQKKNAFKNNLLIGLSFVLFLFFAIGYFLNKSNKQKQAIANFEKNELNQKLLLSQMNPHFIFNSIDNIQSLIFNKQDKEAVNYLTKFSKLTRQILENSNENYISLSEELTMIDNYLVIQQLLYNNKFDFDIEVDETLDSESILLPPMLTQPFIENAIKHGLKNTIEKGQINISFKFENEKLLFEITDSGVGFSHEETVNHKSLAMKITKERLVNISKKTDFEVQTENRLDDQKNIIGAKVFFEIPYIYEN; the protein is encoded by the coding sequence ATGTTCAAATTTACAGCCATTAGCCAACTACTTCTCGTTTTTATGTTTTTGGGGATAACGGTTTGTACTGCTCAAAATAGTAACATCGATTCGTTGAAGCAGGTTATCAATAGCCGCGCCAATGATACATCCAAGATAAGGGCGTTCAGTCTTCTTTTGATTAATATTTCCAACACTTCAAAAGAATACGAGTACTATAACGAAAAGATGAAAGCCACAGCGCTTCACTCCATAAATGATAAAAAAAGCAACGAAGCGATTAAGGAAAAAGCCTATGACGCCTTAGCGGTTTATTATGTAAATAAGGCTTACCAGACTATGCAAACCGATTACCTGGTTACCATTAAAAACCTTCACAAAAGTTTAGAATATTTCAATCCAAAGTATTTTGTGTCCGACAAATATATCGGCGGAAGAGCTTATGTGCTGATGAGCCTTGGAGTGATGTATAATAAGATTGGAAACACCAAGCAATCCATCAATAACTATTTTGAAGCCTTACATATTTTTGAAAAAGAAAAGCATAAAAGTTCCATTTCCTACGCGCTGCAAAGCATAGCCAATTTGTATAACGAGCAAAAGAAGTACAATGAAGCATTACAATATTATATCAAAGCCTACAACATCTATTACAAGACAGAAGAGCTGAGTTTTCAAGACAATGTTCAGAAGGTTTTGCTGTTCATCAGTATTGCCAAGTGCCAGCAGGAATTGAACCATTGTGATTCGTCGGCCAATTATTTAAACAGAGGTTTGGCGTTGGCCTTACAACTGAATGACAAAGACGTTTTATCTGAAATCTATTTTAATTTGGGACAAAATGCAGAAAAATGCAATAACAACCTTGACTCGGCATTAGCCGAATACAGAAAGAGTTTGCTCAATAGCAGTTTACCCGAAAACAATGCTAAATCTTTTATAGCTATCGGAAGTGTTTTGGGTAAACAAAAAAAGAATGTGGAAGCCGAAATTAACCTGAAAAACGGTTTGACTTTTGCTCAAAAAATCAATCATCTCGAATTTCAAAAACAAGCTTTAGAAAACTTATATCGTTTATACAAACAGCAAAAACAATTCGCCAAAGCCATTGAAATCGGCGAATCCTATGCTATGATAAAAGATAGCATTAAAAAGGAAGAGAACGATAACACACTTAGCAAAAAGCAATTGCAGTACGAATACGAAACCAAGCAAAGTCAGCTTAAGTTACAACAAGAACGAAAACTAAATGCGGTTAAATTAGCCAATCAAAAGAAAAATGCCTTCAAAAACAATTTGCTTATCGGTCTGTCCTTCGTGTTATTTTTGTTTTTTGCTATTGGTTATTTCTTGAACAAAAGCAACAAGCAAAAACAAGCTATTGCCAATTTTGAAAAAAATGAACTCAATCAAAAGCTACTGTTAAGCCAAATGAATCCTCATTTTATTTTTAATTCTATCGATAATATTCAGAGTCTTATTTTTAACAAACAAGACAAAGAAGCGGTCAATTATTTGACTAAGTTTTCAAAATTAACCCGTCAAATTCTCGAAAATTCTAATGAAAACTATATTTCGCTAAGCGAAGAACTGACCATGATTGATAATTATTTGGTCATTCAGCAATTGTTGTATAATAATAAGTTTGATTTTGATATTGAAGTGGATGAAACACTGGATTCCGAAAGTATTTTGCTGCCACCCATGCTGACACAGCCATTCATCGAAAATGCCATCAAGCACGGATTGAAAAATACCATAGAGAAGGGACAAATCAACATCAGTTTCAAATTTGAGAACGAAAAACTGCTTTTTGAAATCACGGATAGCGGAGTGGGTTTTAGTCATGAAGAAACGGTCAATCATAAATCATTGGCTATGAAAATCACCAAAGAACGATTGGTCAATATTTCAAAGAAAACCGATTTTGAAGTGCAAACCGAAAACCGGCTTGACGACCAAAAAAATATAATTGGCGCCAAAGTATTTTTTGAGATACCTTATATTTACGAAAATTAA
- the typA gene encoding translational GTPase TypA, whose amino-acid sequence MESIRNIAIIAHVDHGKTTLVDKIMYHCQLFRENENTGDLILDNNDLERERGITITSKNVSVVYKGTKINIIDTPGHADFGGEVERVLNMADGVCLLVDAFEGPMPQTRFVLQKAIDLGLKPCVVINKVDKENCTPEEVHEKVFDLMFELGAEEWQLDFPTVYGSAKNNWMSDHWENQTSNIEPLLDMVVANVPAPKVSEGTPQMLITSLDFSSFTGRIAIGRLERGVLKEGMPISLVKRDGKIIKSRIKELHTFEGLGRKKVAEVVAGDICAIVGIEGFEIGDTIADFENPEALQTIAIDEPTMSMLFTINDSPFFGKEGKFVTSRHIKDRLAKELEKNLALKVGDTDSADKFMVFGRGVLHLSVLIETMRREGYELQIGQPQVIIKEVDGVKCEPIEELTIDLPEHLSGRAVEFVSVRKGEMLSMEGKGERMIVKFNIPSRGIIGLRNQLLTATAGEAIMAHRFIGYEPFKGEIPGRNNGSLISMENGKAIPYSIDKLQDRGRFFVDPNEDIYEGQVIGENTRSDDMTVNVTKTKKLSNVRSSGADDKARIIPAIKFSLEEALEYIQKDEYVEVTPKSLRLRKIYLNENDRKRFKM is encoded by the coding sequence ATGGAATCTATTAGAAACATTGCAATTATTGCCCACGTTGACCACGGAAAAACGACTTTGGTTGACAAAATTATGTATCACTGTCAATTATTTCGTGAAAACGAAAATACCGGTGATTTAATTCTTGACAACAACGACCTGGAGCGTGAGAGAGGAATTACCATCACATCCAAAAACGTTTCGGTGGTTTATAAAGGAACCAAAATCAACATTATTGATACTCCCGGTCACGCCGATTTTGGTGGTGAAGTAGAACGAGTATTGAATATGGCTGACGGTGTTTGTCTTTTAGTAGATGCTTTTGAAGGGCCAATGCCACAAACGCGTTTCGTGTTGCAAAAAGCCATCGATTTAGGATTAAAGCCTTGTGTGGTAATTAATAAAGTAGACAAAGAAAACTGTACTCCGGAAGAAGTACACGAAAAAGTTTTCGACTTAATGTTTGAATTAGGCGCTGAAGAATGGCAGTTGGATTTCCCAACGGTATACGGTTCAGCTAAAAATAACTGGATGTCTGACCACTGGGAAAACCAAACGTCAAACATAGAGCCTTTGTTAGATATGGTAGTAGCCAATGTACCGGCTCCAAAAGTATCCGAAGGAACACCACAAATGTTGATTACTTCTTTAGATTTCTCTTCTTTCACCGGTCGTATCGCGATTGGCCGTTTAGAAAGAGGTGTTTTAAAAGAAGGAATGCCGATTTCTTTAGTAAAAAGAGACGGGAAAATAATCAAATCCAGAATCAAAGAACTACACACGTTTGAAGGTTTGGGTCGTAAAAAAGTAGCTGAGGTTGTAGCCGGAGATATTTGTGCTATCGTAGGAATTGAAGGTTTTGAAATTGGAGATACTATTGCCGATTTCGAAAATCCTGAAGCGTTACAAACCATCGCTATCGATGAACCAACCATGAGTATGTTGTTTACGATTAACGATTCACCGTTCTTTGGTAAAGAAGGAAAGTTTGTGACTTCACGTCACATTAAAGATCGTTTGGCCAAAGAGCTTGAGAAAAACTTAGCTTTAAAAGTGGGTGATACTGATTCAGCCGATAAATTCATGGTATTTGGCCGTGGGGTATTACACTTATCGGTTTTAATTGAAACCATGAGAAGAGAAGGTTATGAATTGCAGATTGGGCAACCACAGGTAATCATCAAAGAAGTGGATGGTGTGAAATGCGAACCAATCGAAGAATTGACTATTGACTTACCAGAGCATTTATCTGGTAGAGCGGTAGAGTTTGTTTCGGTTCGTAAAGGAGAAATGCTATCTATGGAAGGAAAAGGCGAGCGTATGATTGTAAAATTCAACATCCCGTCACGAGGAATCATCGGGTTGAGAAATCAATTGTTGACTGCCACTGCCGGTGAAGCTATTATGGCACACCGTTTCATTGGATACGAGCCATTCAAAGGTGAAATTCCGGGAAGAAACAACGGTTCGTTAATCTCTATGGAGAACGGAAAAGCGATTCCTTACTCTATTGATAAATTACAAGACAGAGGAAGATTCTTTGTTGATCCTAACGAAGATATTTATGAAGGTCAGGTTATTGGTGAAAATACCCGTAGCGATGATATGACGGTGAATGTTACCAAAACTAAAAAACTATCAAACGTACGTTCTTCGGGAGCCGATGATAAAGCCAGAATTATTCCGGCCATCAAATTCTCTTTGGAAGAAGCCTTAGAATACATTCAAAAAGATGAGTATGTAGAAGTAACACCAAAATCGTTGCGTTTGCGTAAAATATACTTAAACGAAAACGACAGAAAACGTTTTAAAATGTAA
- a CDS encoding PAS domain-containing sensor histidine kinase codes for MKIYIFGVMKNNSNKTTLTYVLILLFVTVIGHKIVANLSSDHIPDTILRYSYLKDLVLILFSGFVFKYILYRNDKKNESIFEKLQETNNEIIESNERYDIVAKATSDTIWDWKIEQDSFIWNKGIQGVFGYKKEDVGKTSKWWFDRIHPEDSLKMSVKLYSFLEQKTEKWQDEYRFQCADGTYKYVFDRGFLVKDKDGKPIRMIGAIQDVTKEKEEEQRLRLLETVITQTKDAVMITDIDTSENVIPNIIFVNSAFTDMTGYPAEEVIGKSPVMFFGQKSDILEFDKLKTAIQEYKECFVETISYKKNKEEFWINFSMIPVTNKDGEHSHWISIQRDITEEKEKEKEREQLIRELTQNNKDLKQFSYITSHNLRAPLSNLTGLLNLVDDMTITDPELKEIINGFSKSTHLLNETINDLVKVVIIKDNPSIEKEKVLIKEIFENVFNQLSFLIGLHKPILKIDLEEVTILNINKSYLESIFLNLLTNSIKYRSENKQLRVTISSKIIDDNLVLTFKDNGIGIDLQRNKDKIFGLYQRFHNHPDSKGLGLYLVKSQVEAMGGTITVESEIGKGTTFTIIFKNS; via the coding sequence ATGAAAATCTATATATTTGGAGTAATGAAAAATAATTCCAATAAAACAACGCTTACCTACGTCCTAATATTACTGTTTGTGACTGTTATTGGTCATAAAATTGTTGCCAATCTTTCTTCTGACCATATCCCTGATACCATTTTAAGATACAGTTACTTAAAAGATCTTGTTTTAATTCTGTTTTCCGGTTTTGTTTTTAAATACATTTTATACCGAAACGACAAAAAAAATGAATCTATTTTTGAGAAGCTTCAGGAAACCAATAACGAAATCATAGAGTCAAACGAACGATATGATATAGTTGCCAAAGCCACGAGCGATACCATTTGGGATTGGAAAATTGAACAAGATAGTTTTATTTGGAACAAAGGAATTCAAGGTGTTTTCGGATATAAAAAAGAAGATGTCGGCAAAACATCCAAATGGTGGTTTGACCGAATTCATCCGGAAGACAGCCTAAAGATGTCTGTGAAATTATATTCCTTTTTGGAGCAAAAAACTGAAAAATGGCAGGATGAATACCGTTTTCAATGTGCTGACGGCACCTATAAATATGTATTCGATAGAGGATTTTTAGTAAAAGACAAAGACGGAAAGCCTATTCGTATGATTGGAGCCATTCAGGATGTCACTAAAGAAAAAGAGGAAGAACAACGCCTTCGATTGTTGGAAACGGTAATTACGCAAACCAAAGATGCGGTCATGATTACTGACATTGACACTTCGGAAAATGTGATTCCGAATATCATCTTCGTCAACTCGGCTTTCACTGATATGACAGGGTATCCGGCAGAAGAAGTTATTGGAAAATCACCCGTGATGTTTTTCGGTCAGAAATCAGACATTTTGGAATTTGACAAATTAAAAACCGCCATTCAAGAGTATAAAGAATGTTTTGTTGAAACGATTAGCTACAAGAAAAACAAAGAGGAATTTTGGATAAATTTTTCCATGATACCGGTAACCAACAAGGATGGCGAACATTCCCACTGGATTTCAATCCAAAGAGATATTACCGAAGAAAAAGAAAAAGAGAAAGAAAGAGAACAACTGATTAGAGAATTAACCCAAAACAATAAAGACTTAAAACAATTCTCCTACATCACATCGCACAACCTGAGAGCACCGTTATCTAATTTAACCGGATTACTGAATTTGGTAGACGACATGACGATAACCGATCCTGAGTTGAAAGAGATAATTAACGGTTTTTCCAAATCGACACATTTACTGAATGAAACCATAAATGATTTGGTGAAAGTGGTAATCATTAAAGACAATCCATCTATTGAAAAAGAGAAAGTCTTAATTAAGGAGATTTTTGAAAACGTTTTCAATCAATTGAGTTTTTTAATTGGTCTTCACAAGCCCATCCTTAAGATTGATTTAGAAGAAGTGACTATTTTAAATATAAATAAGTCCTACTTAGAAAGTATTTTTCTAAATTTACTCACCAACTCCATAAAATACCGCTCAGAGAACAAACAACTGAGAGTTACTATTTCCTCAAAAATTATAGACGACAACCTTGTATTAACGTTTAAGGATAATGGAATTGGCATTGATTTACAAAGAAACAAAGACAAGATATTTGGTTTGTACCAACGTTTTCACAACCATCCTGACAGTAAAGGACTAGGCTTGTATCTTGTAAAATCACAAGTAGAAGCTATGGGTGGCACCATAACGGTAGAAAGCGAAATCGGGAAAGGAACCACTTTTACTATAATTTTTAAAAACAGTTAA
- a CDS encoding response regulator produces MLDKIFCVDDDPITLMLCKKVIERVEFAKEILTAQNGEEAIQYFHDLAQNPNDASASYPKLTFLDLNMPVMNGWEFLEVYLQKGYQNLFPDAKFIVLSSTIDPDDVNQAKKYPIVVDFLSKPITKEMLEDLKTRF; encoded by the coding sequence ATGCTAGATAAAATCTTTTGTGTAGACGACGACCCAATAACGCTCATGCTTTGTAAAAAAGTAATTGAGAGAGTCGAATTTGCCAAAGAAATACTCACCGCACAAAACGGTGAAGAAGCTATTCAATACTTTCATGACTTGGCCCAAAACCCAAATGATGCTAGTGCATCGTATCCTAAATTAACCTTTTTAGATTTGAACATGCCTGTAATGAATGGCTGGGAATTTTTGGAAGTTTATTTGCAAAAAGGCTATCAAAACCTTTTCCCGGATGCCAAATTCATTGTGCTTTCCTCGACGATAGATCCAGACGATGTGAATCAGGCCAAGAAATACCCTATCGTGGTTGATTTCTTATCAAAGCCGATAACTAAGGAAATGCTGGAAGATTTGAAAACCCGATTTTAA
- the rpsT gene encoding 30S ribosomal protein S20 translates to MANHKSALKRIRSNEKKRVLNRYQHKTTRNAIKALRMATDKSEASSKLSTVISMIDKLAKKNIIHDNKAANLKSKLTKHVSKL, encoded by the coding sequence ATGGCAAATCATAAGTCAGCTTTAAAAAGAATCAGAAGCAACGAAAAGAAAAGAGTGTTGAACAGATATCAACACAAAACCACTCGTAACGCTATCAAAGCATTGAGAATGGCTACAGATAAATCTGAAGCGTCTTCAAAATTATCTACAGTTATTTCTATGATTGACAAATTAGCTAAGAAAAATATCATTCATGATAATAAAGCAGCTAACTTAAAATCTAAACTAACGAAACACGTTTCGAAGTTATAA
- the proS gene encoding proline--tRNA ligase has translation MSKNLTKRTEDYSKWYNELVVKADLAENSGVRGCMVIKPYGYAIWEKMQAELDRMFKETGHSNAYFPLFVPKSMFEAEEKNAEGFAKECAVVTHYRLKNDESRPGKLMVDPNAKLEEELIVRPTSEAIIWSTYKNWVQSYRDLPLLINQWANVVRWEMRTRLFLRTAEFLWQEGHTAHATKAEAIEESEKMMHVYADFAENFMAIPVIKGLKTETERFAGAEETYCIEALMQDGKALQAGTSHFLGQNFAEAFDVKFANQEGKQEYVWGTSWGVSTRLMGALVMTHSDDNGLVLPPNLAPIQVVIVPIFKTDEELDKISVVANELVTQFKKIGISVKFDNRTTQKPGFKFAEWELKGVPVRMAIGPKDLENGTFEIARRDTLTKEVVSNDGAVNYIADLLAQIQKDLFNRALEFRNTHITEVNSFEEFKEVLENKTGFVSAHWDGTPETEEKIKDLTKATIRCIPLDQKAEEGKCVFSGGKSTGRVLFAKAY, from the coding sequence ATGAGTAAAAACTTAACAAAGAGAACGGAAGACTATTCCAAATGGTATAATGAGCTGGTGGTTAAGGCTGATTTAGCCGAAAACTCAGGGGTTAGAGGTTGTATGGTTATCAAGCCATACGGCTACGCTATTTGGGAAAAAATGCAAGCAGAATTAGACAGAATGTTCAAAGAAACCGGACACAGTAATGCCTATTTCCCTCTTTTTGTGCCCAAAAGCATGTTTGAAGCGGAAGAAAAAAACGCTGAAGGCTTTGCGAAAGAATGCGCAGTAGTTACTCATTACCGACTAAAAAATGATGAATCCCGTCCTGGGAAACTGATGGTCGATCCGAATGCTAAATTAGAAGAAGAACTTATTGTTCGTCCAACTTCAGAGGCTATCATATGGTCGACTTATAAAAACTGGGTACAGTCTTATAGAGATTTACCTTTGTTAATTAACCAATGGGCCAATGTAGTGCGTTGGGAAATGAGAACTCGTTTGTTTTTGCGTACGGCTGAATTTTTATGGCAGGAAGGACATACTGCTCATGCCACAAAGGCAGAAGCCATTGAAGAATCAGAAAAAATGATGCATGTGTATGCTGATTTTGCCGAAAATTTCATGGCCATCCCTGTAATCAAAGGATTAAAAACAGAAACGGAACGTTTTGCCGGTGCTGAAGAAACTTATTGCATTGAGGCTTTAATGCAGGATGGAAAGGCACTACAGGCAGGTACATCACATTTTCTTGGTCAAAATTTTGCTGAGGCTTTTGATGTTAAATTTGCCAATCAGGAAGGGAAACAAGAATATGTTTGGGGAACCTCATGGGGTGTTTCAACTCGTTTGATGGGAGCCTTGGTGATGACACACTCCGATGATAATGGGTTGGTGTTGCCTCCCAATTTAGCGCCTATTCAAGTAGTCATTGTACCCATCTTTAAAACGGATGAAGAATTGGATAAAATTTCAGTGGTTGCAAATGAATTGGTGACTCAATTTAAAAAGATTGGAATTTCAGTTAAATTTGATAACCGAACTACTCAGAAACCAGGATTTAAGTTTGCCGAATGGGAATTGAAAGGGGTTCCGGTTAGAATGGCTATTGGACCAAAAGATTTGGAAAACGGAACATTTGAAATTGCCCGCCGCGATACATTGACTAAAGAAGTTGTTTCGAATGACGGAGCAGTCAACTATATTGCTGACTTATTAGCGCAAATTCAGAAAGATTTATTCAATCGTGCCTTGGAATTCAGAAATACACACATAACCGAAGTCAATTCGTTTGAAGAATTTAAAGAGGTGTTGGAAAATAAGACCGGTTTTGTATCTGCCCATTGGGACGGAACTCCGGAAACGGAAGAAAAAATCAAAGATTTGACCAAAGCCACCATTCGTTGTATTCCTTTAGATCAAAAAGCTGAAGAAGGAAAATGCGTTTTTTCAGGAGGTAAATCTACTGGCAGAGTGCTGTTTGCAAAGGCTTACTAA
- a CDS encoding OmpP1/FadL family transporter, translated as MKKNILLLLTGLSFLTTQAQEATQQDALRFAVENITGTARFRSMGGAFGALGGDLSALNQNPAGSTFFNNNYATATLTSYNVKNSSSYFGTKTKENDNSFDLNQAGVVFVFTDNNSKTDWKKFTIAVNYENNNNFNNSIFSAGINPYNSISQYFVNQANASGGIPLELLKTLPNETYADLYNYLGGLPDGDYPNINGFQAQQAFFGYQGYAINPVSDTPGNTLYTSNVPTSNNYYQDYYENTTGYSGKGTINFATVYKNILSLGVNLNFHFTDLTRITSVYEDYNINDLTKLQSLQFDTETHTFGQGFSFNLGAIVKATKSLRLGLSYESPTWYRLEDEQRQVICADCYSQNNAVVVDPNTIMIYPAYKIQTPYKWTGSAAYIFGKKGLLSVDVSTKDYSTTRFKPKYDSTYKILNDQMKNNLDKAIEVRIGGEYKIKQLSLRGGYHFDESPYKVDATFGDLTGYSTGIGYNFGESRLDLAYSYEHRKMNQALISSGMIDPARISQYNNNVTLSYSVNF; from the coding sequence ATGAAAAAAAACATACTATTATTATTGACCGGGCTTAGTTTTTTAACGACACAAGCTCAAGAAGCCACTCAGCAAGATGCTCTAAGATTTGCCGTTGAAAACATTACAGGAACCGCCCGATTCCGCTCTATGGGTGGAGCCTTTGGAGCATTAGGAGGCGATTTATCCGCTTTAAATCAAAACCCCGCCGGCTCTACTTTTTTTAACAACAATTATGCTACAGCAACATTAACAAGCTATAATGTTAAAAACAGTTCAAGTTATTTCGGAACCAAAACAAAAGAGAATGACAATTCATTCGATTTAAATCAGGCTGGAGTTGTTTTCGTTTTTACTGATAACAATTCGAAAACCGATTGGAAAAAATTCACAATTGCAGTGAATTATGAAAACAATAACAACTTCAATAACAGCATTTTTTCGGCAGGAATTAACCCCTACAATTCTATCAGCCAATATTTTGTAAACCAAGCAAATGCTTCAGGAGGAATTCCTTTAGAATTATTAAAAACTTTACCTAATGAAACCTATGCCGATTTATACAATTACTTGGGAGGTTTGCCGGATGGTGATTACCCTAATATAAATGGCTTTCAGGCACAACAAGCTTTCTTTGGTTATCAAGGGTATGCTATCAATCCGGTTAGTGATACACCCGGAAACACTCTTTATACTTCCAATGTTCCTACTTCCAATAATTATTATCAGGACTATTATGAGAACACAACCGGTTACAGTGGCAAAGGGACTATTAATTTTGCCACAGTTTATAAAAACATCTTATCGTTAGGAGTTAATTTAAATTTTCATTTTACTGATTTGACAAGAATTACTTCAGTCTATGAAGATTATAATATTAACGATTTAACAAAACTACAATCGCTTCAATTTGATACCGAAACCCACACATTTGGTCAAGGATTTTCATTCAATCTTGGCGCCATAGTCAAAGCTACTAAAAGTTTGCGTTTGGGATTATCCTATGAATCACCAACTTGGTACCGACTAGAAGACGAACAAAGACAAGTAATTTGCGCTGATTGTTATTCGCAAAACAATGCAGTTGTTGTAGATCCAAACACCATCATGATTTATCCGGCCTATAAAATTCAAACACCCTACAAATGGACCGGAAGTGCTGCTTATATTTTTGGCAAAAAAGGGTTGTTGAGCGTTGATGTTTCAACCAAAGATTACAGCACAACCCGATTCAAACCTAAATATGATTCAACCTATAAAATATTAAACGACCAAATGAAAAACAACCTTGATAAAGCTATTGAAGTTCGTATTGGTGGTGAGTATAAAATCAAACAACTAAGTTTACGAGGTGGATATCATTTTGATGAAAGTCCGTATAAAGTTGATGCCACTTTTGGTGACCTAACTGGATATTCTACGGGGATTGGTTATAACTTCGGAGAAAGCCGATTGGATTTGGCTTACTCTTACGAACACAGAAAAATGAATCAAGCGTTAATTTCTTCCGGCATGATTGATCCGGCAAGAATAAGTCAATACAATAACAACGTAACCTTGAGTTATTCCGTTAATTTTTAA
- the rimO gene encoding 30S ribosomal protein S12 methylthiotransferase RimO — protein sequence MRTKSLKKNKINVITLGCSKNTYDSEVLMGQLKASGKDVVHEQEGNIVVINTCGFIDNAKAESVNTILEYADKKDKGLVDKVFVTGCLSERYRPDLEKEIPNVDQYFGTTELPLLLKALGADYKHELLGERLTTTPKNYAYLKIAEGCDRPCSFCAIPIMRGKHVSQSIEKLVKEAEGLAKNGVKELILIAQDLTYYGLDLYKKRNLAELLENLVKVEGIEWIRLHYAFPTGFPMDVLELMKREPKICNYIDIPLQHISDNILKSMRRGTTKEKTTKLLQDFRAAVPGMTIRTTLIVGYPGETQEDFETMRDWVQEMKFERLGCFTYSHEENTHAYLLEDDVPEEVKQARAAEIMDLQSQISWDLNQEKIGQTFKCIIDRKEGQHFIGRTEFDSPDVDNEVLIDAAKFYVKTGDFVNVKIIDATEFDLYGEPV from the coding sequence ATGAGAACTAAGTCTTTAAAGAAAAATAAAATCAATGTCATCACGCTGGGATGCTCCAAAAACACTTACGACAGTGAAGTTTTGATGGGACAATTAAAGGCCAGCGGCAAAGACGTAGTACACGAACAGGAAGGAAACATAGTGGTTATCAACACTTGCGGTTTTATTGACAATGCCAAAGCTGAGTCGGTAAATACCATCTTGGAGTATGCTGATAAAAAAGACAAAGGTCTGGTAGATAAAGTATTTGTGACCGGCTGTCTTTCCGAAAGATACCGTCCCGATTTAGAAAAAGAAATTCCCAATGTAGATCAATATTTCGGGACAACCGAATTACCATTGTTATTAAAAGCTCTTGGTGCCGATTATAAACATGAACTACTTGGCGAACGTTTGACTACTACTCCAAAAAACTATGCTTATCTAAAAATTGCCGAAGGCTGTGATCGTCCGTGCAGTTTTTGTGCTATTCCCATAATGCGTGGCAAGCACGTTTCCCAATCGATTGAAAAGTTGGTAAAAGAAGCTGAAGGATTAGCTAAAAACGGTGTAAAGGAACTAATTCTTATCGCTCAGGATTTGACTTATTATGGCTTGGATTTATACAAAAAAAGAAATCTGGCTGAACTGCTTGAAAACTTAGTAAAAGTAGAAGGCATTGAATGGATTCGATTGCATTACGCCTTCCCTACCGGTTTTCCGATGGATGTGTTGGAATTGATGAAACGCGAACCAAAAATTTGTAATTATATCGATATTCCGTTGCAACACATTTCAGACAACATTCTGAAATCAATGCGAAGAGGAACGACCAAAGAAAAAACAACCAAACTATTACAAGATTTTCGTGCTGCCGTTCCGGGAATGACCATCAGAACCACTTTGATTGTTGGTTATCCGGGCGAAACTCAGGAAGATTTTGAAACCATGCGAGATTGGGTTCAGGAAATGAAATTTGAACGTTTAGGCTGTTTTACATATTCACATGAAGAAAACACTCACGCCTATTTATTGGAAGACGATGTTCCGGAAGAGGTAAAACAAGCTCGTGCTGCAGAAATCATGGATTTACAATCGCAAATTTCTTGGGATTTGAATCAAGAGAAAATCGGACAAACCTTCAAATGCATCATCGACAGAAAAGAAGGCCAACATTTTATTGGAAGAACCGAATTTGACAGTCCGGATGTAGACAATGAAGTATTGATTGATGCTGCTAAATTCTATGTGAAAACAGGAGATTTTGTCAACGTAAAAATTATTGACGCTACCGAATTTGACCTTTACGGCGAACCAGTATAA